In Ruania zhangjianzhongii, the following proteins share a genomic window:
- a CDS encoding S9 family peptidase yields the protein MPETTTPAAPASFADFTDVDAFLRIPRLTALAAGPRGRAVAVIAECDEHGSKLLSSLWELDPAGEQPARRLTFSAKGESAPLFAPDGSLLFTSARPDPQGEDDDETAAIWRLPVTGEASVVATAPGGLNLVAVADDGTILATTTILPGTSIDEDAEARKARKDAGRTTIWHTGMPVRFWDHEVDDLSTRLVLIAPDGNLRDLTSAVGTVELRNASADLSPDGRTVATTWIERIRGGETRTSLVLIDTATGERTPFLTADQSNQYSGPRFSPDGNRIAVTRSTIGTPTDTTYSFLEIHPVGSGEKVSVDVGDLTASEYVWTEAGTLLVTGDLHSSGAILAVDPATGAVSTIADGGVYSSLSTSGSAVLALRNDMATPARPVRLEGSVVTELAAPGAVNTLPGSLEWVSTEVDGVALGGWLCVPAGASADDPAPVMLWIHGGPHGSYNAWSWRWCPWLAVARGYAVLLPDPAMSTGYGHAGLNRGWPRLPDVVYRECETLFDQVLARAELDERRTAMLGASFGGFMANWIAGHTDRFDAIVTHAGLWALDQQHRTTDAAAGKMRVHGHEETNADWYRAYSPHHAAGEIRTPVLITHGNRDYRVPISEALRMWWDLVSGWDGEPETMPHRFLQLTSENHWVLTPANARTWNETVLAFCDQHVRGGEPVPDVLGW from the coding sequence GTGCCGGAAACCACCACGCCCGCAGCGCCCGCCAGTTTCGCCGACTTCACCGACGTCGACGCCTTTCTCCGCATCCCGCGGCTGACCGCCCTCGCGGCCGGACCTCGGGGCCGAGCCGTCGCCGTGATCGCCGAGTGCGACGAGCACGGGTCGAAGCTTCTCTCCTCACTCTGGGAGCTCGATCCGGCCGGCGAGCAGCCCGCGCGCCGGCTCACCTTCTCCGCGAAGGGGGAGTCCGCGCCGCTGTTCGCCCCGGACGGCAGCCTGCTGTTCACCTCGGCCCGACCGGACCCGCAGGGCGAGGACGATGACGAGACTGCCGCGATCTGGCGGCTGCCGGTCACCGGGGAGGCCAGCGTGGTCGCCACTGCCCCCGGCGGGCTGAACCTGGTCGCGGTCGCCGACGACGGCACCATCCTGGCCACCACCACCATCCTGCCCGGCACCAGCATCGACGAGGACGCCGAGGCCCGCAAGGCGCGCAAGGACGCCGGCCGCACCACCATCTGGCACACGGGGATGCCGGTGCGGTTCTGGGACCACGAGGTCGACGACCTCAGCACCCGACTGGTGCTCATCGCCCCGGACGGCAACCTGCGAGACCTGACCTCCGCCGTCGGCACGGTGGAGCTGCGCAATGCCAGCGCCGACCTCTCCCCGGACGGGCGGACCGTGGCGACCACCTGGATCGAGCGCATCCGCGGCGGCGAGACCCGCACCTCGCTGGTGCTGATCGACACTGCGACGGGGGAGCGGACCCCGTTCCTGACCGCCGACCAGTCCAACCAGTACTCCGGTCCGAGGTTCTCCCCGGACGGCAACCGGATTGCGGTCACCCGCAGCACGATCGGCACCCCCACCGACACCACGTACTCCTTCCTGGAGATCCATCCGGTCGGCAGCGGTGAGAAGGTCAGCGTGGACGTCGGCGATCTCACCGCCAGCGAGTACGTCTGGACCGAGGCCGGCACCCTCCTGGTCACCGGGGACCTGCACTCCTCCGGTGCGATCCTCGCCGTGGATCCGGCCACCGGGGCGGTCAGCACGATTGCCGACGGCGGCGTCTACTCGTCTCTGAGCACGTCCGGTTCCGCAGTGCTCGCCCTGCGAAACGACATGGCCACCCCGGCCCGGCCGGTGCGCCTCGAGGGCAGCGTCGTGACCGAGCTGGCGGCACCGGGCGCGGTCAACACCCTTCCGGGCTCGCTGGAGTGGGTGAGTACAGAGGTGGACGGCGTGGCCCTGGGCGGCTGGCTGTGCGTGCCCGCCGGTGCGAGCGCCGACGATCCCGCACCCGTGATGCTCTGGATCCACGGCGGCCCGCACGGCTCCTACAACGCCTGGAGCTGGCGCTGGTGCCCCTGGCTGGCTGTCGCTCGCGGCTACGCCGTGCTGCTGCCGGACCCGGCGATGTCCACCGGCTACGGCCACGCCGGGCTGAACCGCGGCTGGCCGCGCCTCCCGGATGTGGTCTACCGCGAGTGCGAGACGCTGTTCGACCAGGTGCTCGCCCGCGCGGAGCTGGACGAACGGCGGACCGCGATGCTCGGTGCCTCCTTCGGCGGCTTCATGGCGAACTGGATCGCCGGGCACACCGACCGGTTCGACGCGATCGTCACCCACGCCGGCCTGTGGGCCCTGGACCAGCAGCACCGCACCACCGACGCCGCCGCCGGCAAGATGCGAGTGCACGGCCACGAGGAGACGAACGCGGACTGGTACCGGGCGTACTCTCCGCACCACGCCGCTGGTGAGATCCGGACGCCGGTGCTGATCACCCACGGCAACCGGGACTACCGGGTGCCGATCAGCGAGGCGCTGCGGATGTGGTGGGACCTGGTCTCCGGCTGGGACGGGGAGCCGGAGACGATGCCGCACCGGTTCCTGCAGCTGACCAGCGAGAACCACTGGGTGCTCACCCCCGCCAACGCCCGCACCTGGAACGAGACCGTGCTCGCGTTCTGCGACCAGCACGTGCGCGGCGGGGAGCCGGTGCCGGACGTGCTGGGCTGGTAG